AAATCCCTCACTCTCCCCATCAGCTCAGCCCCAAGTTGGGCAAATCTGCTCCGGCAGAGAGTACCACCAGCATCATAACTCTCCCGCGGGGCAGGATACAGCTCCAGGCATAAATTGTCCAATCTGATTGTGTGGCACAGCAGGTTCTCCAGGGTGGCCATGGAGACGGGATTTCCACGGAAGCTGAAGGTGGTGAGCTCAAAGCAGCGGCTCAGGGCAGGCAGGATGGTGTTGACTTGGGAGTCTACGATGCCACAGTCATCTAAGTCCAGGTACTCAAGGGTGCCTGCAACTTTTTCTAGCAGAACTTGGAGAGGCACAAGGCTGAAATTGGCCAGTCTGATGCCAGTCAGGTCCAGGGTCTTTAGTTGACCGATGCTCGGGCACTTGGACAGATGCCTCAAGTCTGATTCCAAAAGCACACAGTTAGTTATTGCGAGGATCTTTAATGAGGTCTTCAGACAGctggggagagagagcaagaagtTAGTTCTGGGGAATTGTAGGGGTGAGTTGAGGGTGGTGGGGAATGTCAAGGTGAAGGACGAAGACCATTTTGCCCAAGCCCAGGGTCATTCTGATTGTCTGGTCAACACTTAGGATGCTGCGTGATGAAGAGCTTTGCCACTGAGATCAATTCCATTTTAGGCCCAGcacagtaactcacacctgtaatcccagaactttgggaggctgagacaggcggatcactggaggtcaggagtttgagaccagcctggccaacatggcaaaaccctgtctctactaaaaatgcaaaaagtaactgggcatagtggcggacacctgtaattccagctatttgggagggtaaggcaggagaattgcttgaacccaggaggtggaggttgcagtgagcagagatcatgccactgcactccagcctgagtgacagagcgagactctgtctcaaaagaaaaagaaataaaaattccatttcaGGCTGAGTCTTTTCACCATCATTTATAGGAATGGATCAAGTTCACAGAATCCCTAAAGctccctttcctcatctgtcaggCAGAAACACACATTATGTGGGCTACAGGAGCCCAGTGGAGACGCAGGCATCAGGACAAATCCAGGCAGGATCCTGCAACATCAGCTGGGGTGGGCAGGCTGCAGGAGTCCCTGACATGCCTGTATCATCAGCAAACCATCTATCTCTTTCATCATTCTTTGTGCCTGCTCCCTGACCCTCTGTTTCAGAATCATGCATTTCTCAGGTAATTAATTTACCTGGAACTCAAAACAACCATTAGGACAGGGAATTAGAGATGGGTAATTCATGTTCACCAAGCTGTTGAGCACAGAGCTTATATTCTGAGACGTGCAGGTTTGCTGAGCATTCCCCTCTTCAGTGCCCACTTCACTTCCCCACTTCCCATTATCTTCTTAACAATTATCttgttttttggccaggcgcggtggctcaagcctgtaatcccagcactttgggaggccgagacgggcggatcacaaggtcaggagatcgagaccatcctggcgaacacagtgaaaccctgtctctactaaaaaatacaaaaaactagccgggcgaggtgacgggcacctgtagtcccagctacttgggaggctgaggcaggagaatggcgtaaacccgggaggcggagcttgcagggagctgagatccagccacagcactccagcctgggcgacagagcaagactccgtctcaaaaaaacccaaaaaaacaaaaaaacaattatctTGTTTttgggtcgggtgtggtggctcacgcctgtaatcctgacactttgggaggctgaagtgggtggatcacctgaggtcaggaatttgagaccagcctggccgatatggtgaaaccctgcctctcccaaaaataattaaccaggtgtggtgacccacacctgtaatcccagctactcaggaggctgaggcaggagaattgcttgaacccgggaggcggaggttgcagcaagccgagatgacaccactgcactccagcctgggtgataaaagtgaaatttcatctcagaaaaagcaaaattatctgtttatattttttatttattcttttattagcAGGGGTctttgctatgttacccagactggtcttaaactcctgggctcaaattatcctcttgcctcagattcccaaagtgttaggattacaggcatgagccagcatccCTGGCCTATTTCTCATCATCTTAACTTAGACACACATCCTCAGGAAGAATTCACAAATGCACCCTCACTAAATCTGAACCCTCCAGTAGCTAGTTTCCTAGCATGGCAGCCTCTCTATAGCATCTACCCCAGCTGATTCCTCTGTCTTCATTGGGATGAATGTGTGATACCCATTTCAGGACAGAGCTTCCAACAGGGAAATGCACTGACATTCTAGTGTCCCCTTTACTGTTACATCCTCATAGGCTGGCTCACAGTAGATGCCCACTGTAACAAGAAAGGCTCTGCTGTGGTCTGCAGAGAAAGCTCACCACCCTTCCTCACCTGAGCAGCTGGTCCAGGTGGCCTTCAAGGAAAGAAACAGAGTTCATATAAAGCTTTTGGAGGTAGCACAGCTTGAGGAACTGAGAGGTGAACTGGGTAACAAACTCCTTCTTCTTCTCTGGGGAAATGTAGTGAGAGACGTCCACATCAGAGAGAATGAGCCTGTGAAGATTCCTCATCTGGCCCAGGTAAGGGGTAAACTCTGCCAGGACGGGTAGTGTCCAATTGCAATtcacttccacctcctggatacAGTCTAGGTTGACTATTTTCAGGATGTTTCTGATATTGTGGAAGGGCATTCCCAACATTTTCAGCTTCTTACAGCACAGGTGTAGTAAACCTTCCCTCTGCTTGACCCATAGAAAGAGGCAGGTGAGGCATTCATCCAGAGTCCTGTTCTTGAGGCAAAGGTCTATGAACACTGTCAAGGGCTGCTGTCCTCTCATCCTTGGACAGTGCTGCACTGGTTTTCTGTTCCACATATCATTTGGTAAGCACCCACTGGCCATGACTTCAGACCAAACCATCCAGAAGTTCTCACTGACatcctgtaaatccagcacttgaAGTTTCCACCTCCTGtggaaaaatagaagagaagcTAAGAATGTAAGGACTCACTTCTGAACTTATACTTCACATCCTGGATATcagctcctctcctcctcctccctgcttcttctccctctctctgactTTTCTCCACACTGGTTTACCCTTGAATCCTGCCCAGttccactgttttttgttttgttttgtttttttttttgagataaagtcttcctctgtggcccaggctggagtgcagtggtgcaatctcagctcactgcaacctccagctcctgggttcaagcaattctcctgcctcaacctcccaagtagctgggattacaggtgtctgccaccatgcccagctaatttttgtatttttaactcattcggggtttcaccatgttgagagGTGAGGCCAgttggacttcctgggtcgagtgggtACTTGGGGAACTTTCCTGTCTTACatgaggattgtaaaatgcaccaatcagcgctctatAAAATGCATCAATCAGCAGGATTCTGAAAGTAGCCAATAGTGGAGAGTATTGAAAAAAGGGCAATCTGATAGGACAGAAATGGAACATGGGAGAGgacaataagggaataaaagctggccactccAGCCAGCAGTGACAGTCCACTTGGGTTCCCTTCCAGGCTGTGGAGACTTTGTCTTtatgctcttcacaataaaccttgctaccGCTTATTCTTTGGATCTGTGCCatttttaagagctgtaacaatcactgcaaggtctgcggcttcattcttgaagtcagtgagaccacaaacccaccggcAGGAACCAACTTTGGACAAATCTTGGGGGCTCGTCCGGGGATCTCACCACATGATGAGTACCATCAGacccctttcacttgctattctgtcctatttttccttagaattcgggGGCTAATTACTGGGCACCTATCAGCCGGGTAAAAGCGACTAGCGCAGCTGCTGGACTAAAGAcatgggtgtcaggctttctgggaaagggcccGCTAACACCCCCGAGTCTTTGGAGTTGGGAGCATTGGTTTGCCTGAAATCAGCTTCTACTTTTCCTGCGTTTCTGGGCTGAGCCGAGggtcaacagagaggaaagccattcagctccgGGGTCCCAACAAAAAAGTTGGTTAACTCTGAAGCCATGAGTGGAGCTCTCAAAGTTACGCTGCCCAAGTGAGACTtgcccatctatcctatctatcctgacccttgcctcctgggtcctagtGCCTGTCAGACACATTTCCTCCCACTTCTTTTTCCGAGGCTAGTCCTGCATCTAGAAACCACTTCCTGTCCCTGGTGCTCTTCTAGTTTCTTCTATAAGGattatttctaatataaatttCGGGACACTGTTCCCTTCTTTAGGCACCtaggctcaccaatcagaaagacaatTTTTGCCCACAGCCCTGTTGTGAGGGGGAcaatctggaattttaggatccctgcTCAGACTAGCAGGTCTAACAAaggctattcctgaagctaggatatggggagcctcagaaattatAGACTCCAAAATTGAGGGGGATAGCCTTCCTAGTCATATGATgagaagtgaggacaaaaggcatcactcttccaaccctggagatcccttccctccctcagggtatggtCCTCCACTTGAGAAATATCATCTTTATAAGACAAGGGTAGGGTCCCAATATCAACAGGAGAAAAAGCTTAGGACTAATTAGCAGGTTTTCAAGAATGCattggtaagggccactaaatctgaccTTTCTTGGCCCTCTTTGTCGTCTAAGAGGAATGGCAAGGGTGCAGGTTTTTGAGAATGTGTTGGTAAAGGCCACTAAATCCAACCTTCCTCAGTCCTTTTTATGGTCAGGAGGAAAACAGGTGTTTCCGCTGCTGCTTCGGTGAGTACAACTATTCCGAACAGCAGGGTTCAGGGACCATTGTGGGTTCTTGGGTGGGGGAAAAAATAGACCAAAATCGCAggtggtttttttctgttttagataggaaacactcaggcatcaacaaGCTCACCCTTGAAATACATtctaagccattgggaccaatttgacccacaaaccctgaaaaagaagcagcttatttttttctgcactacagcctggcccCATTATTATCTCTCTGAgagggaaaaatggccacctgagggaagtatatattacaatactatcctgcagcttgacctttccTGCAAGAGGGAaagcaaatggagtgaaataccttatgtccaagctttcttttcattgaaggataatccacaactatgcaaagcttgcaatcTACATtccacaggaggacctctcagcttacacccatatcctagcctccctacaGCTCTCCTTCCTATTAATGATgagcctcctctaatctcccccacccagaaggaaacaagaaaagaagtCTCCAAGGGACCACAATCTCCCATCCCAGGCTATCGGTTATGACCCCTTCAAGCTGTAAGGAGAGGGGAATTTGGCAATTcaggtacatgtccccttctctctctctgatttaaagcagatcaaggtagacctggggaagttttcagatgatcctgataggtatatagatgtcctacagggtccaGGGCAAACCTTTGACTTCACTTGGAGAGATatcatgctattgttagatcaaaccctggccttaaatgaaaaaaatgtggctttagctgcagcctgagagtttggagatacctggtatcttagtcaagtaaataaTAGAATGACAGTtggagaaagggacaaattctCTACTGGTTAGCAAgccatccccagtatggatccccactgggacctcaactcagatcatggggactggagtcacaaacatctgttgacctgtgttttagaaggactaaggagaaatGGGAAAAACCCCataaattattcaatgatgtccaccataactcagggaaaggaagaaaatcctactgccTTCCTCAAGCACctatgggaggccttaagaaaatatactccttTGTCACCTGACTCCCTCAAGGGTCAATTGATCCTAAGTTTATTACCTAATCAGCTACAGATATCAGGAAAAAACTCCAAATGTTAGCCTGGGGCCCTGGACAAAATTTCGAGGCTTTATTCAACCTGGCaaccttggtgttctataatagggaccaagaggtacagttcaaaaaggaaaaacaagataaGAGAAAGGCCACAGCCTTAGTCATGGTCCTCAGACAAACAacccttggtggttcagagaggacagaaaatggagcagacCAATCATCTGGTAAGGCTTTTTTATCAGTGTGGTTTGCCAGGACATttgtccaatgagaaacaagACACCCCCTCACCTATGTCCACTATGCCAAGGCAATCACTGAAAGGCAAactgccccagaggacaaaggttctctgggccagaagcccccGACCAGATAATCCAACAACAGGATTGAGGGCACCTGGGGCAAGCGCCAGCTCAtatcatcaccctcactgagccctgCGTAAGTTTAACCATTGaaggccaggaaattgacttcctcctggacactggcacagctttctcagtgttaatctcctgccCTAGATGGCTGTCCTCAGGGTCCATTACCATccgaggaatcctgggacagcctgtaaccaggtatttctcccgcCTCCTCAGTtgtgtaattgggagactttgctcttttcacatgcctttcttgttatgcctgaaagtcccacacccttattagggagggacaTATTAGCCAAAGCTAGAGCTATTATCTatatgaatatggggaacaagttagCCATTTGTTGTCCTCAACCCTGgcttgaggagggaatcaaccctgaagtctgggcattggaaggacaatttggaagggtAAAAAATGCCCGCCTagtccaaatcaggctaaaagaACCCaacacttttccttatcaaaggcaatatcccttaaggcctgaagctcgTAAAGGATTGCAGGATattgttagacatttaaaaattcaagtcttagtaagaaaatgcagcagtccctgcaacaccccaattctaggagtGCAAAAACCAAATGTTCAGTGGAGACCAAGTGCCATCAATAAGACAGTAATTCCTCTATATACTCATCTAGTAGGATGGcaaccagaggcagaaacagccttcaaaaccttaaagcaggccctagtacaagctctagccttaagccttcccacaggacaaaacttctctgTATATGTCACATACAGAGTGGgaatagctcttggagtccttactcagactgTGGGAGAACCCCACAACCAGCGGCATGCCTAAGTAAGGAAACTGATGTAGcagcaaaaggctggcctcacaGTTTACGGGTAATTGCGGCAGTGGCCATCTTAGTatcagaggctatcaaaataatacaaggaaaggatctcactggaCTACttatgatgtaaatggcatactaggtgccaaaggaaattTATGGCTATCAGGCAACCACCTGCTTAGATACCAGGTGCTATTCTTTGAGGGAATGGTGCTTCAAATATGCACAGTGACCCTCAACCTGGctacttttctcccagaggatggggaaccaattGAGCCTGACTGCAAACAAATTGTAGCCCAGACTTATGCCGCCTGAGAGGATCTCTTAGAAATCCCCTTAGCCAATCCTGACCTTAACCCATAAACCGATGAAAACTCATTTGTGGGGAATGGGATAcgaagggcaggttatgccatgGTTAGTGACGTAAcagtacttgaaagtaagcctcttcccccagggaccagcccccagttagcagaactagtggcacttacccgagtgttagaactgggaaaggaaaaaattataaatgtgtatacagatagcaagtatgctt
This region of Macaca fascicularis isolate 582-1 chromosome 1, T2T-MFA8v1.1 genomic DNA includes:
- the LOC102136807 gene encoding PRAME family member 20; the encoded protein is MKMRIRTPPRLLELAGRSLLRDQALTISTLEELPTELFPPLFMEAFSGRHCEALKLMVQAWPFLRLPLGSLMKRPCPETFQAVLDGLDALVTQRVRLRRWKLQVLDLQDVSENFWMVWSEVMASGCLPNDMWNRKPVQHCPRMRGQQPLTVFIDLCLKNRTLDECLTCLFLWVKQREGLLHLCCKKLKMLGMPFHNIRNILKIVNLDCIQEVEVNCNWTLPVLAEFTPYLGQMRNLHRLILSDVDVSHYISPEKKKEFVTQFTSQFLKLCYLQKLYMNSVSFLEGHLDQLLSCLKTSLKILAITNCVLLESDLRHLSKCPSIGQLKTLDLTGIRLANFSLVPLQVLLEKVAGTLEYLDLDDCGIVDSQVNTILPALSRCFELTTFSFRGNPVSMATLENLLCHTIRLDNLCLELYPAPRESYDAGGTLCRSRFAQLGAELMGRVRDLREPKRILFCTDYCSRCGNRSFYDLELDQCCC